GCTCAACGAAAAAACGGAACTGGATATTCTCCGACCCAACCTCTCGATTCGAGCAGCTGCAGCCAGCTTAGAGCGGATTGCTTGTGAAAAGCGCTGTCGGCATCTGCTGCAAATGTGGGAATCGGCGATGAAGTCTGCGAAAAAAGAACTGGGTCAGCGGCAAATCCTCAACACCTATCTGCAACAAATGCTGATGGATGAATCGGAACAGGCCCAGAGTTTACTAGAGGAAGAATCCTTTTGCTTGCAAGAGCTGGATGAAATCAAACGGCTGTACTACCAAGAAAAGCGCTATTTGCAACAGCTAGATCAACAACGCTGTGTAGCTCTAAATGATTTCAGTGAGTTGATGGAAAATCCCCAGCTCAATTTGAACTAAAGGCGCGAGACTGTAAGGACGCTGCAAGCCTGAGATCGAGATTTACCAATTTCCCTAAACCTGAAATGAATGACGGTATCGCTGCCGATGGCTAAACTCTGGGGCTAGGATTGAAGAGATGCCTACGTAGACTCTTCCTATGGCCACAAAAAAGCAATACAAAAATTTTGCCGAGCTCTTAGCTGGATCAGATAAACCATTACTGGTCGATTTCTATGCAATTTGGTGTGGGCCTTGCCGAATGTTAGTGCCCATCCTGGATCAGGTCAGCACTCTGTTGAAAGACAAGGTACAGGTGGTCAAAATTGACACAGAGCGTTACCCAGAGCTGGCAACGGAATATCATGTTCACGCTTTGCCGACCCTCGTTTTGTTTAAGGATGGCCAGCCGGTGGAACGGATCGAAGGGGTCTTGCCGCCAGAAGATATTGTCAGTCGAGTGCAGCCCTTACTCTAGCCCAGGCTGCGGCAGCAGGGCTTAGAGATCTTTCAGTAACGAGAAAAAGTCGGTGGCTACAGTGTGTTGTTCGAGTTCTTGACTGCCGAGGAGCTTGAGAACAATGTTGACTTGGGCCACCATATCCACCACCCGAGTCAGCATATTATCTTCCCGGAACGCCGGGAGTAAATCCGTTGCTCCTTGTTCTTTGGCCCACCGCAATTCAGAGGGAAGAACTTCAGTTCGCCCCCGACAGGTGAGGACCACCTTCACTGATGGATAGGCCTCATGGCACCAGCGGCAGAACTCATAGGGATTGGGTTCTAGGGTCTCTGCTTCGATGAGCAGAAGATCCGGCAATCGGCTTTCATTGAGCGCATAGTTATCTAGACAGATTCTCAGGTCCTCACTGGTGGTCAGCTTCTCCCAAATGACGGTGACCCCCTGGTAGATAAGCAGCTCTTGCCAGAGTTTGCCTTGGGTGGCAGAGGGCTGGATCATTAAGACGAGCTTTTGATGGATATGGGGTTGAAACGGCTCCAAACCTGAGGCCAGCTGAAACTCCATACCCAGTTGGCCTAACTTCACCTGATCGCCATGCTGTAAGCAGGTGGGATGGAGAACCCGTTGTTCATTGATAAAGGAGCCATTCAAGCTGCCCAGGTCTGACAAGTAATACTCTTGCAGAGGGGTCGTGAAAATCAGGGCATGTTGGCGCGATAGGGTGACATCGTCAAAGGCGATAGAACAAGCTTTTTCTCGTCCCAGGGTCCATAAAGACTGCCCCACTAGGGTCCGGTAATATCCTTGGGGGGGATAGGGTGAAAACCGTGCCATCGAGACGGATGGAGTCCAAAAGCCACCCTCTGTTAGGGCTTGATGGGAAAGACAGGAATTGGCAGGAATAAACAGTTGGGGCTTGGGAGCTGATGACACGATGGTAAAGCACTTATTTCAATAGAAGATTACATATCTGGAACACAGTAATACTAAGAATTTTTAATTGCCCTGAGTTTAACAACAGTCAGTTTTTTTGCGGGTGAGAATTAATTATGCCATGCTCCATTTTGATCGGGTAGTGCAACGTAGAATTGTCAAAAAAAATCACCTCCCTAGGGAAGGTGAAGAGATCAGTGATTGTTTTAGGAATGGATCCCTAAAAAGAAAAGCTGTGGAGATTAGCTGAGGGCCGCATGGGAGCGATCATAGCTCCTGCGGAAACTAGGATGGACTTTGCCTTGAATATGATTCCAGTATTGAGCCGCATCCGCACTTAACCCGACTTCAGCTGCAGAGCGACTGAGCAGAGCTTGCTGGCGATTCTTGATCCAGCGGTGGTGGGATGTCATCAAGGACCGAGCCATATTTTGGACAGTCAAGACAGCAGGTGCAGCTACAGGTGTCGTAGGTGCTGGGGTATAGGTGGGGGTCACTTCTGACTCTGGGGTGCCTGTTTCATAGGCGACGCCCCGGTAAACCAAGTTAAGACTGGGTTGCATTACCGGGGTTTTGTGAGCATTTCTAAAGCGCCACTCCAATCCTCGATACTGACCGACTTCTTCACTAGAAGTCATATCCACTTCAGGGGGATTGTATTCGTAGCTAACACCGCGATAGGTAAGATTCATGATTCGCCTCCGATCATAATGATGGGTATAGATTTGAGGCGCGTTCCTTCGAGCGAAGGCTCTACTTCCGTCCCTTGATTACTAAGAACAGGGTTAAAAACGATTTAAGGGATGAACGATTTAATTTCTGTATCAACCATAACATTTTTAAGTAGAATTTGGGCCATTTCACAAAAGTAATCATTAGAATTACTTATTGAAAGTGCCGTTTAGAATGAATATATCCGTATCGTTCTTCCCCAGGTGATAATCTAAAGAGTCGTTTTCTGCTGCTCTCCTTCATGTCTTCTCCTGCAATTCCAGTAGACAAAATCCGATATGACGCTCAAGGGCTAGTGCCGGCCATCGTTCAAGACTATTTAGATGGCACGGTGTTAATGATGGCCTGGATGAATCCCGAGTCTTTGCAGAAAACCATGGATACGGGGCGGACTTGGTTTTGGAGTCGGTCCAGACAGGAATTATGGCCGAAGGGCGAAACTTCAGGCCATGTGCAGGAGGTGAAGTCCCTGCGGTATGACTGCGATAGTGATGCCCTCTTGGTCGGGGTGGAACAAATTGGCGATATTGCCTGCCATATGGGTGAGCGCAGCTGTTTCCATCAGGTGGAGGGCCAGGTTTCTGCCCCGCCTGCTGATACTTTGTCCCAGGTGTTTGATGTGATTTGCGATCGCAAACACAATCCCTCCCCCGACTCCTACACCTGCCAGCTATTTGCTGCGGGTGATAACAAGATTCTCAAGAAAATTGGCGAAGAATCCGCAGAAGTGGTGATGGCCTGTAAGGACGACAATGCTGACGAAATCGCCGGAGAAGTGGCCGATCTGATTTACCACAGCCTAGTGGCATTGGCTCATCATGATGTAGATATCAAGGACGTCTATCGCAAACTCCAAGAGCGGCGACGCTAGGCATGAAGCGCGAAGTTTGGATCGTCTCTGCCATTGCCTTAGTTAACTCCCTTAGTTTTACTGTTCTGCTGCCGACCCTGTATCCCTACGGTCGGCAGTTTGGATTGAATGATTTTGAGACCAGCTTCCTATTCTCGATTTTTTCCATTGCCCAATTTTTGGCGACCCCCGTCATTGGACAGCTTTCGGACCGTTGGGGACGACGGCCCCTATTAATTGTCAGTTTGGCAGGGACCATGCTGGCCAATTTGATGGCGGGTATGGCGACAGTGGCTTGGGTATTATTCTTAGCCCGATTTCTAGATGGGATTACCGGGGGCAATAACTCCGTGATTCAAGCCGTGATTGCGGATGTGACCGAGCCTGAGAATCGGGCTCGCGGTTTTAGTCTGTTTGGGGCTGCCTTTGGCGTTGGCTTTGTCCTCGGTCCCATTATTAGTTTGGGAGCCCAAGAGATCTCCCTCGGGGCTAGTTTTTTGGTGTCGGCTTTGATCGCCGGGATCGCCCTCGGGGTGACCTACTTTTTCTTGCCGGAAACCTTAGAAGAGCGGCCACCACAACCCCATCGGTTGGAGTTGGGGTTGGCCAAATTAATCACAGGATTAACGATTCCCAAAGTTGGCATTCTCTTGTTTATCAACTTTTTGATCGGTACGACCTTTACGATTTTCACCTACGCGTTTCAGCCTTACTTTATCAATGTGCTCGACCAAAATCCCCAGTCCTTGGCCCTGATGTTTATCGTTTACGGGGTACTCGGGGTGTTGATGCAAACTTTCGGAGTGCCTCGCCTGACGAAACGATTTAATTTGCTGTTGATCTTATTTTTGGCATTGCTGATTCGGAGTTTGGCCTTTCTGGCGATGCCCATCTGGCCCAATTTAATCTATTTTGTCTCCATCACCATTTTCTTTTCGGTCTTTAATTCCCTAGTTCAACCCATTATTAATACTCTCATTTCTCTCAATGCCAATCCTCAGCAGCAGGGTATGGTGATGGGCTTGAATTCGTCTTATCTCAGCATTTCTAATGGTATTGGCCCCGTGATTGCGGGTGTACTGATTCGCCAGTCCAACTTGGCGAGCTATGGCTATCCCCTGTATTTGGCGGGCGGGTGCACCTTGTTGGTGTTACTGGTGGCAGTGCAGACCCGCACAAAATATGCCCCCAGTTGAGTTGGGAGCATTCTGTTTGCTGAAATTAATCCTTGGACGTTAGCCGGGATGGAAGATGAAGCCGACCTTATCTTCTTTGCCGAGGGAAATGCGATCGCCGGCCCGTAACCGATAGCGATCGCCTGGACGTAACGGCTGATTATTCACATAGGTGCCGTTCGCACTGCCCGTGTCTTCGATGTAGTAGCCATCCGGCTCAACCCGGATATCAGCATGGACTCGGGACACCACATCACTATCGGGAAAGCCAGACACATCAATATCGGGGGGAATCCGATCATTGGGCTTACCAATATGCACCAAGTTGAGATTGGTGGGTAAATCCAGATTCGAGTTAGACCGCTCATGCAACAGTCGTGCCACGGGTAATTGCAGTTGGGTAGCACCAACGGGCATGGGCTTGGGCTGTTCGGGAATCGGCGTTGTGGTCGGTTGCGGCGCGGCGGAAATGATGGGTTCTGGAGGAGCAGGAGGAGCTTCTGGTGCAGGAGGGGTAAACGCTATGGGCGGAGCCACAGGCGGCATGGGCGGAGCTACAGGCGGCATCGGGGGTTGCGAGGCTTCAGGGGGCATGGGCGGAGCTGGTGCTTCGAAATCTAATTCTGGCGGTGTCGGCAGAGAAGATGGAGGAATCACATTTTCCGTGGGCTGCTCGCTCATTTCGACGGCTAGGGGAGGGGGAAGACTGCCCGGAGGAGTCACTTCCGTGGGGGCATATCCCAAGTCCACATCGGGAAATTCTGTCATTTCGACTTGGTCAGGCGGTGTCATTGCGGGGGGATCGGGCAAGGGCACCACGACGTCGGTGGCGGGAATTGCGGATGGAGTCTCAAAGCTGACTACATCGGTGGCGGGAATTCCTGCACCTGCATTGACTTGAGTCGGAGCAGTGGCCATGTCTAGACCGGGGACTTCAACACCTGGCTCCAGTGAGGTTCCACATTGAGAGCAAAAAACGGCGTCTTCTGGCACCTGAGCGTGGCAACTGGGGCAAGAAGACATTTTGGGTAGCTCCACATAGCAAGCTTCACAAGTAATGGCCCCTTCTGGGTTAGCGTGGCCGCAGTTGGTGCAGGTAATCATAGATCTCCAAACTTTGTCATCACTTCATCCAAGATACACTGCACAACCCAGCCTTAGCATGTCATTGATCACAGTCCTACCAGCTGGGGTGGATTCTGGGGTTTGAGCCCAAACTCCCTGCCTACCAAAACTCGGTAAAATTGGCGACAACGCAAAACGAACTGGCTGTTTTAACCCAAGGGAATTCGGGTGGTTTCAGAAGTTCAGAATAATTTAAACCCTGCTCAGGATGATTGCTTGCATGTCCATCGCGACGTTGATTCTACCCCTACAAGATCCGGTCTATGCCTTTAGCGTGCTGCTGGTGATTTTGCTCCTAGCCCCGCTGATCGCCAAGCCCTTAAAGCTGCCTGCTTTGGTGGTGCTGATCCTTTTAGGGTGCTTGTTGGGGAGCAATGGCCTCGGCATTATTGCCCGAGATGCTCAGCTGATCTTTTTAGAAAAGGTCGGTCTGCTCTACATTATGTTGCTGGCAGGTCTGCAAATGGATCTGAGCGACTTACAGCGGTTGGGAATGCGAGCGCTTATTTTTGGGTTGCTCACCTTTGGCCTGCCCTTCGCTGTGGGAATCGTGTCCGGTCAGGTGATGATCAGTATGGGAATCATCGCGGTTGCTGGGTCGAGTGGGTTGGCCGCTGCGCTACTGGGGATCTTGTATTCGCCTCACACTTTGTTGGCCTATCCGAGTATGACCCGTTTGGGGTTGGCCCAACGGGAATCCATTGGGGTCGCGGTGGGAGGAACCGTGCTAACGGCAATGCTCACTTTAGTGGGCTTTGCATTGATTCAGGCGATGGCCGAGGGGCAGATTGGGCTGGCGTTATGGCTGAAATTATTGGTGGGCTTACCGTTGTTGGCGACTCTCTGTTTTTGGGGCGTTCCGCAACTGGGGCGCTGGTTTTTTAATCCCAAAGCAGAGGTTCCCCTGGGGCTACAGTTTATTTTTGTGGTGGCGACGCTATTTGTGATTGCCTCTGCTACTCAGGGGTTAGGGGTGGATTCGATTGTCGGGGCCTTTATTGCCGGTTTGGCTCTGAATCGTTCGATTCCCATCGAGAGTGATCTGATGAACCGGATTGATTTCGTCGGGAACAGTCTATTTATTCCAGCGTTTATGGTGTCGGTGGGGGTACTGGCCAATCCAAAAGTATTTGTTTCAGCACCCGGCAGTTTAGGCATTGCTGGGGTCATTATTGGGGGAGCAGTCGCGTCTAAATGGGTATCGGCCTGGCTGGTCGGTCGCTGGTTTGACTATGAACCGATGGAAGTATGGACCCTCTTTAGCTTGACGATTCCCCGAGCGGCCTTAGTGTTGGTGATTACGTTATTTGGCAAAGAAGCGGGGTTAGTGGATGACAATATCTTTAATGCGGTGATTGCCTATATTGTCGTCACTTGCTTATTGGGACCGATTTTGTCGGAATGGGCTGGGCAAAAATTGGCCACTCAACTCGAAGGCTAACGGGAGTTCTTGCTTACAATTAAGGCGGACCTCTCTTGGGCTGATTAGCAATTCTATGGCTGAACCTAACCGCCAATCCTGGGATGCAGGCCGCTTCCTGCAAACTCTGTCCTACTTTGAAGAAATTCCTGTTCTCAACTGGTTTCAAAAAATGATGCCTGGATTTACGCCCCCTGCCCCACCTCCTGTTCAAGCCAACCTCATTTTTGACTTTAGCCAAGCCAATGATATTAGCCAGCTCTGGGGAGCGGTGGATGATGTGGTTATGGGAGGGGTGAGCAATAGTGGTTTGCGGCAAGAGTCAGGAGTTGCCCTGTTTACGGGGAATGTCTCGACGGCCAATTCCGGTGGGTTTGCCTCGGTACGCACGCGCAATTTTGATCCGCCCCTAAACCTATCGGCCCATCAAGGTATTGAGCTACAGGTGAAAGGGGACGGCCAACGCTACAAGTTTTTGCTGCGCGATCAGGATCGATGGGATAGTATTGCCTACTCCCACTCTTTTGATACGGTGGCTCAACAATGGATTACGGTTCGTATTCCCTTTAACCAACTCACCCCTGTGTTTCGGGCCAAGACGGTGAATGATGCGCCTTTGATTGAGTCTCAACAAATTCGAGCCATGCAAATGATGTTGAGTAAGTTTGAATATGATGGGGCTTTGAATCCTCGGTTTAGTCCAGGTGAGTTTCGACTGATAATTAAAACGATTGGTGTGTATTGAGTGGGTTGTGCTCATTCACCAGCCGGTTGAGCAACAAGTATTATGACAACCATATTGGCAGTTTCTGGGAGTTTGCGATCGCAATCTTCCAACACGCGTCTAGTCCAGGCCATTGCTGGGTTAGCACCCCCAGGCATCAAGGTCGAAATCTATAACGGTATTGCTCAATTGCCCCACTTCAATCCTGAGTTGGAAGGCGAGCCAGATCTTGTAGCCGTGGAGCAATGGCGGACTCAGTTACAAGCCGCGGATGGTGTCCTGTTTTGCACGCCCGAATATGCCCATGGTGTGCCGGGGACCTTGAAAAATGCTCTAGATTGGATTGTGTCTTCAGGCGAATTTATGCATAAACCCACCGCCGTCATCAGTGCTTCTCCATCCCCAGATGGCGGGGATAAGGCTAATGCCTCATTGGTGCAAACGCTGCGGGTGATGATGGCGGATATCCAAGAGGAAGCGATTCTCTGCATTCCAGCCATATCGGCAAAGATCAATGCTGAGGGTAAACTCACTGATACCTCTACAGAGATAGCCTTGCGATCGGTTCTTCAGGCTTTGATACCTGAGGAGGACTGCATCTTTTCCCTCGACTCCTGATCTGTCAACTTGAAAGGGCCTTCAGATTGGACGAATGGCGATCAGCTACTCTAAGCCATGATCGGCCAAGGTTTAGTCTGGGGATTTATCAATCAGCTCCTGTATCATCTGAAGACTCTCAGATGACATGTTGGCTTCTCTTAGAGCTATTTGTAGGGCCTGCCAGTTTTTCCGGCTTGGATTGGCGAATGCAGTTTCTAACTGAGTCAGCCATAAGGGCACCCCTTGTGCTGCCTGCCAATCTTCTCGCCCTATGAATAGCCCCAGATCGCCATGAGGATGTTCCTTGGGCAATTTGAGAAATACTTCTAAATCGTATTTGCCGTCATCTACTTGAAACATCCACTGGTCCTTTGAATCATTTGGGAAATGATGCAATGCGCCAACGCCAGAATTCAGATCATAAACAGTTGCCGTAGAACCATAACCGATTCCCTTCAAAGTTAAAGCAATGGCGATAAGACTTTCCTGTTCCGCGCGAGCTTCAGTACAGGTTAAGTCATCCAAAGTATGGCGATATCCCAAATTCATCATTTTTCCAAAACTAACTCGCCCGCCGAATTGTTTTTTCAAGAGAGCTATTTCTTCTGGCGAAGCCGATTCTGATTCAGACGATAGCGTAAAAATATCATTGGGCTGTTGTCCCAAAATAATAAATACGGTTTTGCTTTTGTTGAGCAGCATCAGACTATACTCATCATCACGGGCGTAAGCAAAGGATCGGGGATGCATGGCTCAAAGAAAAACGGGTCAAGGACAATAGATCCTGTACCCGAACCAAAAAACTATCATGACCCTACCATCGCAATTGCTAACCGTGCTAGCCCATGACGAATTTCTAGAACAAACTGAAGCACTCAAAGTATCAACCAGCCTGAGTCAGATGGTTTATATCGTTCTGCAAATGGGCTTGTTTCTAGCTCGCTGTCTTCTGGAGGATGAACTCTCAAGGCGCGCGAAAGCAGTATTTGTAT
The Acaryochloris marina S15 genome window above contains:
- the trxA gene encoding thioredoxin — encoded protein: MATKKQYKNFAELLAGSDKPLLVDFYAIWCGPCRMLVPILDQVSTLLKDKVQVVKIDTERYPELATEYHVHALPTLVLFKDGQPVERIEGVLPPEDIVSRVQPLL
- a CDS encoding FHA domain-containing protein, whose protein sequence is MSSAPKPQLFIPANSCLSHQALTEGGFWTPSVSMARFSPYPPQGYYRTLVGQSLWTLGREKACSIAFDDVTLSRQHALIFTTPLQEYYLSDLGSLNGSFINEQRVLHPTCLQHGDQVKLGQLGMEFQLASGLEPFQPHIHQKLVLMIQPSATQGKLWQELLIYQGVTVIWEKLTTSEDLRICLDNYALNESRLPDLLLIEAETLEPNPYEFCRWCHEAYPSVKVVLTCRGRTEVLPSELRWAKEQGATDLLPAFREDNMLTRVVDMVAQVNIVLKLLGSQELEQHTVATDFFSLLKDL
- a CDS encoding DUF4278 domain-containing protein; translated protein: MNLTYRGVSYEYNPPEVDMTSSEEVGQYRGLEWRFRNAHKTPVMQPSLNLVYRGVAYETGTPESEVTPTYTPAPTTPVAAPAVLTVQNMARSLMTSHHRWIKNRQQALLSRSAAEVGLSADAAQYWNHIQGKVHPSFRRSYDRSHAALS
- the hisIE gene encoding bifunctional phosphoribosyl-AMP cyclohydrolase/phosphoribosyl-ATP diphosphatase HisIE gives rise to the protein MSSPAIPVDKIRYDAQGLVPAIVQDYLDGTVLMMAWMNPESLQKTMDTGRTWFWSRSRQELWPKGETSGHVQEVKSLRYDCDSDALLVGVEQIGDIACHMGERSCFHQVEGQVSAPPADTLSQVFDVICDRKHNPSPDSYTCQLFAAGDNKILKKIGEESAEVVMACKDDNADEIAGEVADLIYHSLVALAHHDVDIKDVYRKLQERRR
- a CDS encoding MFS transporter, whose product is MKREVWIVSAIALVNSLSFTVLLPTLYPYGRQFGLNDFETSFLFSIFSIAQFLATPVIGQLSDRWGRRPLLIVSLAGTMLANLMAGMATVAWVLFLARFLDGITGGNNSVIQAVIADVTEPENRARGFSLFGAAFGVGFVLGPIISLGAQEISLGASFLVSALIAGIALGVTYFFLPETLEERPPQPHRLELGLAKLITGLTIPKVGILLFINFLIGTTFTIFTYAFQPYFINVLDQNPQSLALMFIVYGVLGVLMQTFGVPRLTKRFNLLLILFLALLIRSLAFLAMPIWPNLIYFVSITIFFSVFNSLVQPIINTLISLNANPQQQGMVMGLNSSYLSISNGIGPVIAGVLIRQSNLASYGYPLYLAGGCTLLVLLVAVQTRTKYAPS
- a CDS encoding FHA domain-containing protein, with the protein product MITCTNCGHANPEGAITCEACYVELPKMSSCPSCHAQVPEDAVFCSQCGTSLEPGVEVPGLDMATAPTQVNAGAGIPATDVVSFETPSAIPATDVVVPLPDPPAMTPPDQVEMTEFPDVDLGYAPTEVTPPGSLPPPLAVEMSEQPTENVIPPSSLPTPPELDFEAPAPPMPPEASQPPMPPVAPPMPPVAPPIAFTPPAPEAPPAPPEPIISAAPQPTTTPIPEQPKPMPVGATQLQLPVARLLHERSNSNLDLPTNLNLVHIGKPNDRIPPDIDVSGFPDSDVVSRVHADIRVEPDGYYIEDTGSANGTYVNNQPLRPGDRYRLRAGDRISLGKEDKVGFIFHPG
- a CDS encoding cation:proton antiporter, with product MSIATLILPLQDPVYAFSVLLVILLLAPLIAKPLKLPALVVLILLGCLLGSNGLGIIARDAQLIFLEKVGLLYIMLLAGLQMDLSDLQRLGMRALIFGLLTFGLPFAVGIVSGQVMISMGIIAVAGSSGLAAALLGILYSPHTLLAYPSMTRLGLAQRESIGVAVGGTVLTAMLTLVGFALIQAMAEGQIGLALWLKLLVGLPLLATLCFWGVPQLGRWFFNPKAEVPLGLQFIFVVATLFVIASATQGLGVDSIVGAFIAGLALNRSIPIESDLMNRIDFVGNSLFIPAFMVSVGVLANPKVFVSAPGSLGIAGVIIGGAVASKWVSAWLVGRWFDYEPMEVWTLFSLTIPRAALVLVITLFGKEAGLVDDNIFNAVIAYIVVTCLLGPILSEWAGQKLATQLEG
- a CDS encoding CIA30 family protein, which encodes MAEPNRQSWDAGRFLQTLSYFEEIPVLNWFQKMMPGFTPPAPPPVQANLIFDFSQANDISQLWGAVDDVVMGGVSNSGLRQESGVALFTGNVSTANSGGFASVRTRNFDPPLNLSAHQGIELQVKGDGQRYKFLLRDQDRWDSIAYSHSFDTVAQQWITVRIPFNQLTPVFRAKTVNDAPLIESQQIRAMQMMLSKFEYDGALNPRFSPGEFRLIIKTIGVY
- a CDS encoding NADPH-dependent FMN reductase, translating into MTTILAVSGSLRSQSSNTRLVQAIAGLAPPGIKVEIYNGIAQLPHFNPELEGEPDLVAVEQWRTQLQAADGVLFCTPEYAHGVPGTLKNALDWIVSSGEFMHKPTAVISASPSPDGGDKANASLVQTLRVMMADIQEEAILCIPAISAKINAEGKLTDTSTEIALRSVLQALIPEEDCIFSLDS